From the genome of Pseudomonas sp. AB6, one region includes:
- the lpxD gene encoding UDP-3-O-(3-hydroxymyristoyl)glucosamine N-acyltransferase — MTVTIKLGQLAEFLGATLRGSADRDITGLATLQEAGPGQVSFLANPQYRKFLAVTHAAALLLKPADAEGFAGDALLVPDPYLAYAKISHLFDPKPKAMPGVHSSAVIAADAQVDPTASIGAFAVIESGARIAADVTVGAHCFVGVRSEIGEGGWLAPRVTLYHDVRIGKRVVIQSGAVLGGEGFGFANDKGIWQKIAQVGGVLIGDDVEIGVNTAVDRGALADTVIGNGVKLDNQIQIAHNVQVGDHTAMAACVGISGSTKIGKHCTIAGGVGMVGHIEVCDGVFVTGMTMVTRSITEPGAYSSGTAMQPAAEWRKSAARIRQLDDMSRRLQHLEKVVEAVTSGGKATSDG; from the coding sequence ATGACCGTAACCATCAAACTCGGCCAATTGGCCGAGTTCCTCGGCGCCACGTTACGTGGCTCTGCGGATAGGGACATCACCGGGCTAGCCACTTTGCAAGAGGCTGGCCCTGGTCAGGTAAGTTTTTTGGCCAATCCTCAATACCGAAAATTCCTTGCTGTTACCCATGCAGCCGCCCTGTTGCTTAAACCGGCTGATGCAGAGGGTTTTGCAGGTGATGCGTTACTGGTGCCAGATCCTTATCTGGCTTACGCAAAGATATCCCATTTATTCGACCCGAAACCCAAGGCTATGCCGGGGGTTCATTCGTCCGCAGTGATTGCTGCGGATGCTCAGGTTGATCCTACCGCCAGTATCGGTGCGTTCGCCGTTATCGAAAGTGGTGCCCGTATCGCCGCAGACGTAACTGTAGGGGCCCACTGTTTTGTCGGCGTTCGCAGCGAAATAGGCGAAGGCGGGTGGTTAGCACCACGGGTCACGCTCTATCACGATGTACGCATAGGCAAGCGAGTTGTAATTCAGTCTGGCGCAGTACTGGGTGGTGAAGGCTTCGGCTTTGCCAATGACAAAGGCATTTGGCAGAAAATCGCGCAGGTCGGCGGTGTTTTGATCGGTGATGACGTTGAGATCGGCGTAAATACCGCTGTCGATCGGGGTGCCCTGGCCGACACGGTTATCGGCAATGGCGTCAAGCTGGATAACCAGATCCAGATCGCCCATAACGTGCAAGTTGGCGATCACACGGCCATGGCGGCATGTGTCGGAATCTCGGGAAGCACGAAAATTGGTAAGCATTGCACCATTGCCGGCGGTGTAGGCATGGTTGGGCACATCGAAGTCTGTGATGGGGTATTTGTCACGGGGATGACCATGGTGACCCGTTCGATCACCGAACCCGGCGCTTATTCTTCGGGGACTGCGATGCAGCCTGCTGCGGAATGGCGCAAGAGCGCGGCGCGTATTCGTCAGTTGGATGACATGTCGCGGCGCTTGCAGCATCTGGAAAAGGTTGTTGAGGCAGTGACCTCGGGCGGTAAAGCTACATCTGATGGCTGA
- the fabZ gene encoding 3-hydroxyacyl-ACP dehydratase FabZ: MMDINEIREYLPHRYPFLLVDRVVELNVEAKSIRAYKNVSINEPFFNGHFPQHPIMPGVLIIEAMAQAAGILGFKMLDVKPSDGTLYYFVGSDKLRFRQPVLPGDQLILEATFISCKRQIWKFQCQASVDGKPVCSAEIICAERKL, translated from the coding sequence ATGATGGACATCAACGAGATTCGCGAATACCTGCCTCACCGTTACCCGTTCCTGCTGGTGGATCGGGTAGTCGAGTTGAATGTCGAGGCCAAAAGCATTCGTGCCTATAAGAATGTCAGCATTAATGAGCCTTTTTTCAACGGTCACTTTCCCCAGCATCCTATTATGCCGGGTGTATTGATCATTGAAGCAATGGCTCAAGCTGCCGGCATCCTTGGTTTTAAAATGCTCGATGTGAAGCCATCCGACGGCACGCTTTATTATTTCGTGGGCTCTGACAAATTGCGGTTCCGGCAGCCAGTCTTGCCCGGCGATCAGTTGATTCTTGAAGCTACGTTTATTAGCTGCAAGCGTCAGATCTGGAAATTTCAATGCCAGGCTTCGGTCGACGGCAAGCCGGTTTGCTCCGCAGAAATCATCTGCGCGGAACGTAAACTATGA
- the lpxA gene encoding acyl-ACP--UDP-N-acetylglucosamine O-acyltransferase has translation MSLIDSRAIIDPTAILADDVEIGPWSIVGPGVEIGEGTIVGPHVILKGPTKIGKHNHIYQFSSIGEDTPDLKYKGEETRLVIGDHNVIREGVTIHRGTIQDRAETTLGDHNLIMAYVHIGHDSVIGNHCILVNNTALAGHVHVNDWAILSGFTLVHQFCHIGAHSFSGMGTAIGKDVPAFVTVFGNPAQARSMNFEGMRRRGFSEEAIHALRRAYKVVYRQSLTVDQAIAELAEPAALFPEVAVFLESIQTSTRGITR, from the coding sequence ATGAGTTTGATTGACTCTCGCGCAATCATCGATCCGACGGCCATTCTGGCCGACGACGTAGAGATCGGCCCTTGGTCGATCGTCGGACCTGGTGTGGAAATTGGCGAGGGTACAATCGTTGGGCCACATGTGATTCTCAAAGGCCCTACGAAGATCGGCAAACACAACCATATCTATCAGTTTTCATCGATAGGTGAGGACACGCCTGATCTCAAATATAAAGGCGAAGAGACGCGCTTGGTCATCGGCGATCACAATGTCATTCGCGAAGGTGTAACAATCCATCGCGGAACTATTCAAGATCGAGCGGAGACCACGTTAGGTGATCACAACTTGATCATGGCCTATGTGCATATCGGCCACGACAGCGTCATCGGCAATCATTGCATTCTGGTCAACAACACTGCGTTGGCGGGTCATGTGCATGTTAATGATTGGGCGATTCTGTCTGGTTTCACGCTTGTGCATCAGTTTTGCCATATCGGTGCCCACAGTTTTTCAGGTATGGGCACCGCGATTGGCAAGGATGTCCCCGCGTTCGTGACTGTGTTCGGCAACCCTGCGCAGGCACGTAGCATGAACTTCGAAGGTATGCGTCGTCGTGGGTTCAGTGAAGAGGCTATCCACGCGCTACGCCGAGCCTACAAAGTTGTCTATCGCCAAAGCCTGACGGTTGATCAGGCTATCGCTGAGCTGGCCGAGCCAGCCGCGCTGTTTCCTGAAGTCGCAGTATTTCTTGAGTCCATTCAAACGTCGACCCGTGGCATAACTCGCTAA
- the lpxB gene encoding lipid-A-disaccharide synthase, with protein MIKTLRVALVAGEASGDILGAGLMRALKARHPDVEFIGVGGPLMQAEGLVSYFPMERLSVMGLIEVLGRLKELLAKRKQLIQTLISEKPDVFIGIDAPDFNLTIELKLRRAGIKTVHYVSPSVWAWRQKRVLKIREGCDLMLTLLPFEARFYEEKGVPVRFVGHPLADTIPLESDRAAARAVLGLPDGVVIALMPGSRGAEVGKLGGLFFDAAERLMLLRPGIRFVLPCASPQRRIQIETLLQGRDLPVLLLDGLSHLALAACDAVLIASGTATLEALLYKRPMVVAYRLAPITFWILKRLVKSPYVSLPNLLAQRLLVPELLQEAATAETLAQTLLPLLESGEVQTQGFDEIHRTLRRDASNQAADAVLGLLGQSPSQ; from the coding sequence ATGATCAAGACACTGCGTGTTGCGCTGGTTGCAGGCGAAGCGTCCGGAGATATTCTTGGGGCAGGCTTGATGCGTGCGCTCAAGGCGCGGCACCCCGATGTCGAGTTCATCGGCGTTGGCGGTCCCCTGATGCAGGCCGAGGGTTTAGTGTCTTATTTTCCGATGGAGCGGTTGTCGGTGATGGGGCTGATTGAGGTCCTTGGCCGCCTTAAGGAGCTGCTGGCTAAACGTAAGCAACTGATCCAAACGTTGATCAGCGAAAAGCCCGACGTGTTCATCGGCATCGATGCCCCGGACTTCAACCTCACTATCGAACTCAAGTTGCGCCGTGCCGGTATAAAGACCGTGCACTACGTCAGCCCATCGGTATGGGCGTGGCGGCAAAAGCGCGTATTGAAGATCCGCGAAGGCTGCGATTTGATGCTGACGCTGCTACCGTTTGAAGCGCGCTTTTACGAAGAGAAGGGTGTGCCGGTGCGGTTTGTCGGCCACCCATTGGCCGACACCATCCCGCTGGAATCAGATCGTGCGGCTGCTCGTGCAGTATTGGGCTTGCCAGATGGCGTTGTGATTGCGCTGATGCCAGGCAGTCGGGGCGCAGAAGTCGGTAAGCTAGGCGGCCTGTTTTTCGACGCCGCCGAGCGCCTGATGTTACTGCGCCCAGGTATCCGGTTTGTGCTGCCCTGCGCAAGCCCCCAGCGACGCATTCAGATCGAGACCTTGCTGCAAGGACGCGACCTTCCCGTTCTGCTGCTTGATGGTCTGTCGCACCTTGCACTCGCTGCCTGCGATGCGGTGTTGATCGCCTCAGGCACTGCGACACTTGAAGCGCTGCTGTACAAACGACCAATGGTGGTTGCCTATCGTTTGGCACCGATTACCTTTTGGATACTCAAGCGTCTGGTGAAAAGCCCTTACGTCTCGCTGCCTAACCTGCTTGCACAGCGTTTGCTGGTCCCTGAGTTATTACAGGAAGCTGCGACCGCCGAGACCCTCGCGCAAACCTTGCTGCCGTTGCTTGAAAGTGGCGAAGTGCAAACGCAGGGCTTCGATGAGATTCACCGGACCTTACGCCGCGACGCCTCCAATCAGGCCGCCGATGCGGTGCTTGGGTTGTTGGGTCAATCGCCTTCACAGTGA
- the rnhB gene encoding ribonuclease HII — MQMGLDFNLVEELVAGVDEVGRGPLCGAVVTAAVILDPRRPILGLNDSKKLTEARREKLYDEICEKALCWFIARAEVEEIDELNILHATMLAMKRAVEGLIIVPKLALIDGNRCPQLSVPSASVIQGDASVPAIAAASILAKVSRDREMAAFELIYPGYGMGAHKGYPTPVHLEALARLGPTPIHRRSFAPVRAAYEAQAMMLQSPLSIFAPG; from the coding sequence ATGCAAATGGGTTTGGACTTTAATCTGGTCGAAGAACTGGTCGCCGGTGTCGACGAAGTCGGTCGCGGTCCTCTCTGTGGCGCCGTAGTGACGGCCGCTGTGATTCTTGATCCACGCAGACCCATCCTGGGCCTTAACGATTCAAAAAAACTCACCGAAGCTCGTCGGGAAAAACTTTACGACGAGATCTGTGAAAAAGCCCTGTGCTGGTTCATAGCGCGGGCTGAAGTCGAAGAAATCGACGAGCTGAATATTCTCCACGCCACCATGCTGGCGATGAAGCGTGCGGTCGAAGGTTTGATCATTGTCCCTAAGCTGGCGTTGATCGACGGCAATCGCTGCCCTCAACTGTCAGTGCCCAGCGCCTCGGTTATTCAGGGCGACGCGTCGGTACCGGCCATCGCAGCGGCTTCTATCCTGGCCAAAGTCAGCCGGGACCGTGAAATGGCAGCGTTCGAGCTGATTTACCCCGGTTATGGGATGGGTGCTCACAAAGGCTATCCGACCCCCGTTCACCTGGAAGCATTGGCGCGTCTAGGTCCGACACCCATCCACCGACGTTCGTTTGCCCCTGTGCGAGCGGCTTACGAAGCTCAAGCCATGATGCTGCAAAGTCCACTCTCAATATTTGCGCCGGGCTGA
- the dnaE gene encoding DNA polymerase III subunit alpha codes for MPASFVHLRLHTEYSLVDGLVRVKPLVKTLAAMNMPAVAVTDQNNMCSLVKFYKAAMGAGIKPICGADLWLSNKDADAGLSRISLLVMNAKGYRNLTELISRGFIDGQRNGQVIIEREWVAQASEGLIALSAAKEGEIGMALLAGNPGEAEQLLRDWMAVFPDRFYVEVQRTNRPNDEEHLHAAVALADRLGAPVVATNDVRFIKQEDFEAHETRVCIGEGRALDDPRRSHNYSDQQYLKTAAEMAELFSDLPEALINTVEIAKRCNIEVKLGTHFLPNFPIPEGLTMDEYFRKVSFDGLEDRLSVLMPKDTTEDYDAKRQVYVDRLNFELDIIIQMGFPGYFLIVMDFIQWAKSNGVPVGPGRGSGAGSLVAYVQKITDLDPLEYDLLFERFLNPERVSMPDFDVDFCMDGRDRVIEYVAQKYGRNAVSQIITFGSMAAKAVIRDVARVQGKSYGLADRLSKMIPFEVGMTLEKAYEQEETLRDFIKIDEEAAEIWEMARKLEGIVRNVGKHAGGVVIAPTKLTDFSPIYCDEMGDGLVTQFDKDDVEAAGLVKFDFLGLRTLTIIDWALKTINRERAKVDELPLDIAFIPLDDKATYSLLQKAETTAVFQLESRGMKELIKKLKPDCLEDLIALVALFRPGPLQSGMVDDFINRKHGRAELSYPHVDYQYEGLKPVLAPTYGIILYQEQVMQIAQVMAGYTLGGADMLRRAMGKKKPEEMAKQRGGFIEGCKNNNIEADLAGNIFDLVEKFAGYGFNKSHSAAYGLVSYQTAWLKTHYPAPFMAAVLSADMHNTDKVVTLIEEVRNMKLRLDAPDVNTSEYKFTVSDDGRILYGLGAIKGVGEGPVEAITESRQAGPFKDLFDFCARVDLKRINKRTLDGLIRSGALDRLGPYFEDNVDVKTYQANLDRNRSVLLAALEEAIQAAEQTARSHDSGHSDLFGGLFVEPDADVYANHRKAKELSLKDRLRGEKETLGLYLTGHPIDEYEGEIRRFARQRIIDLKPARDTQTVAGLIIALRVMKNKKGDKMGFITLDDRSGRIEASLFAEAFHSAQSLLQTDAMVVVEGEVSNDDFSGGLRLRAKRVMSLEDARTNLAESLRLKIHADALKGDRLKWLGELCKRHRGACPITLDYTGMGAKALLQFGEAWRIDPADSLIQALRDQFGRENVFLQYR; via the coding sequence ATGCCGGCTTCTTTCGTTCATCTACGCCTGCACACTGAATATTCTCTGGTTGATGGTCTGGTCCGGGTCAAACCGTTGGTCAAGACTTTGGCCGCCATGAATATGCCAGCCGTGGCCGTGACCGATCAGAACAACATGTGTTCGCTGGTCAAATTCTATAAAGCGGCCATGGGCGCGGGTATCAAGCCGATCTGTGGCGCGGATTTGTGGCTGTCCAACAAGGATGCAGACGCCGGGTTGAGCCGAATAAGCCTGTTGGTGATGAATGCCAAAGGTTACCGCAACCTTACCGAATTGATTTCCCGTGGCTTCATCGATGGCCAGCGCAACGGCCAAGTGATCATTGAGCGTGAATGGGTCGCGCAGGCCAGTGAAGGTCTGATCGCATTGTCGGCAGCCAAAGAAGGCGAGATCGGCATGGCCTTGCTCGCTGGAAATCCCGGCGAAGCGGAGCAATTGCTGCGTGATTGGATGGCAGTATTCCCAGACCGTTTTTATGTGGAAGTACAGCGCACTAACCGCCCTAATGACGAAGAACATTTACACGCAGCTGTCGCCTTGGCTGACCGGCTGGGTGCGCCAGTGGTGGCCACCAACGATGTGCGCTTTATCAAGCAGGAAGACTTTGAGGCCCATGAAACCCGGGTTTGTATCGGCGAGGGCCGTGCGCTTGATGACCCACGCCGCTCACATAACTACAGCGATCAGCAATACCTTAAAACGGCAGCGGAAATGGCCGAGCTGTTCAGTGATTTGCCTGAGGCGCTGATAAACACCGTCGAAATTGCCAAGCGTTGCAATATCGAAGTGAAGCTAGGTACGCACTTTCTGCCTAACTTCCCGATTCCTGAAGGCCTGACCATGGATGAGTACTTCCGTAAGGTCTCGTTCGATGGTCTTGAAGACCGTCTTTCGGTATTAATGCCAAAGGACACCACCGAGGATTACGACGCCAAGCGTCAGGTGTACGTCGATCGGCTGAATTTCGAGCTGGATATCATTATCCAGATGGGCTTCCCCGGTTACTTTCTGATCGTAATGGACTTCATCCAGTGGGCCAAAAGCAACGGCGTTCCAGTGGGGCCAGGCCGTGGGTCGGGCGCTGGCTCGTTGGTGGCTTACGTTCAGAAGATCACCGACCTTGATCCACTGGAATACGACCTGCTATTTGAACGTTTCTTGAACCCTGAACGGGTATCGATGCCCGACTTCGATGTCGACTTCTGCATGGACGGTCGCGACCGAGTCATCGAGTATGTGGCGCAGAAGTACGGGCGCAATGCGGTTAGCCAGATCATTACTTTCGGTTCAATGGCTGCCAAGGCCGTGATCCGCGACGTTGCCCGGGTCCAGGGCAAGTCTTACGGCCTGGCGGATCGCCTGTCGAAAATGATCCCGTTTGAAGTCGGCATGACCTTGGAGAAAGCCTACGAGCAGGAAGAAACTCTGCGCGATTTCATCAAGATCGATGAAGAGGCCGCCGAAATATGGGAGATGGCCCGCAAGCTTGAAGGCATTGTGCGCAACGTCGGTAAGCACGCTGGCGGCGTTGTTATCGCACCGACCAAGCTGACTGACTTCTCGCCGATTTATTGCGATGAAATGGGTGATGGCCTGGTGACCCAATTCGACAAGGATGACGTCGAGGCTGCCGGGCTGGTGAAGTTTGACTTCCTCGGTCTGCGAACCCTGACCATCATTGACTGGGCACTGAAGACGATCAACCGCGAGCGCGCCAAGGTCGACGAGCTGCCGCTGGATATCGCGTTTATCCCGCTGGATGACAAGGCGACGTACAGCCTGCTGCAAAAGGCCGAAACCACAGCGGTGTTCCAGCTTGAGTCGCGTGGCATGAAAGAGCTAATCAAAAAGCTCAAGCCCGACTGCTTGGAAGATTTGATCGCACTGGTAGCGCTGTTCCGCCCAGGCCCCCTGCAATCAGGCATGGTAGACGACTTCATCAACCGAAAGCATGGCCGCGCAGAGCTATCGTATCCCCATGTTGATTATCAGTACGAGGGCCTCAAACCGGTACTGGCGCCGACATACGGCATCATTTTGTATCAAGAGCAAGTGATGCAGATCGCTCAGGTCATGGCCGGTTATACCCTTGGCGGCGCCGATATGCTGCGTCGAGCTATGGGTAAGAAAAAACCCGAGGAGATGGCCAAACAACGTGGCGGTTTCATTGAGGGCTGTAAAAACAACAACATTGAAGCGGACCTGGCCGGTAACATTTTCGACCTGGTGGAAAAATTCGCTGGTTATGGCTTCAACAAGTCTCACTCGGCCGCCTACGGGTTGGTGTCGTATCAGACCGCATGGCTGAAAACCCACTACCCGGCTCCGTTCATGGCCGCCGTGTTGTCGGCCGATATGCACAACACCGACAAGGTTGTGACCTTGATCGAAGAAGTGCGCAATATGAAGTTGCGCCTCGACGCGCCGGACGTGAACACCTCGGAATACAAGTTCACTGTCAGCGACGACGGCCGGATATTGTACGGACTTGGTGCAATCAAAGGCGTGGGCGAAGGACCGGTAGAAGCGATTACGGAGTCACGTCAGGCCGGGCCCTTCAAGGATTTGTTCGATTTTTGCGCGCGCGTCGACCTCAAACGTATTAATAAACGGACCTTGGACGGCTTGATCCGCAGCGGTGCGCTGGATCGCCTGGGGCCATATTTTGAAGACAATGTAGACGTCAAAACCTACCAGGCTAATCTCGATCGTAATCGTTCGGTGCTGTTGGCGGCGCTGGAAGAAGCAATCCAGGCGGCTGAACAAACTGCGCGCAGTCATGACAGCGGGCACTCGGATCTGTTTGGCGGCTTGTTCGTCGAGCCTGATGCCGACGTTTATGCGAACCATCGAAAAGCCAAAGAGCTGAGCTTGAAAGACCGTTTACGCGGGGAAAAAGAGACCTTGGGTCTGTACCTCACCGGGCACCCTATTGACGAATACGAAGGCGAAATTCGCCGTTTCGCTCGTCAGCGCATCATCGATCTGAAGCCTGCCCGTGACACTCAGACCGTTGCCGGTTTGATCATTGCGTTGCGGGTTATGAAGAATAAAAAGGGCGACAAAATGGGCTTCATTACCCTCGATGACCGTTCGGGGCGAATTGAAGCGTCGCTGTTTGCCGAGGCTTTCCATTCCGCGCAGTCGTTGTTGCAGACCGACGCGATGGTGGTGGTTGAAGGGGAAGTCAGCAATGACGACTTCTCCGGCGGCCTGCGTTTGCGGGCCAAGCGGGTGATGAGTCTTGAGGATGCGCGAACCAATCTTGCAGAAAGCCTGCGGTTAAAAATTCATGCCGACGCGCTCAAGGGTGATCGTCTCAAATGGCTGGGGGAATTGTGCAAGCGTCACCGTGGCGCGTGCCCGATCACACTTGACTACACCGGCATGGGCGCGAAGGCCTTGCTGCAGTTTGGTGAAGCGTGGCGAATCGATCCGGCGGACAGCTTGATTCAAGCGCTGCGTGACCAGTTCGGACGTGAGAACGTCTTCCTGCAATACCGTTGA
- a CDS encoding acetyl-CoA carboxylase carboxyltransferase subunit alpha produces the protein MNPNFLDFEQPIADLQAKIEELRLVGNDNSLNIGDEISRLQEKSNTLTESIFGNLTSWQIARMARHPRRPYTLDYIEHIFTEFDELHGDRHFSDDAAIVGGVARLDDQPVMIIGHQKGREVREKVRRNFGMPRPEGYRKACRLMEMAERFKMPILTFIDTPGAYPGIDAEERNQSEAIAWNLRVMARLKTPIIATVIGEGGSGGALAIGVCDQLNMLQYSTYAVISPEGCASILWKTAEKAPDAAEAMGITAERLKGLGIVDKVISEPLGGAHRDPATAAASIRTELSSQLAMLKKFDTDALLARRYERLMSYGL, from the coding sequence ATGAACCCGAATTTTCTCGATTTCGAACAGCCGATCGCTGACCTTCAAGCCAAGATCGAAGAATTGCGCTTGGTCGGTAATGACAACTCGCTAAACATCGGCGACGAAATTTCCCGTCTGCAAGAGAAGAGCAATACGCTCACCGAAAGCATTTTCGGCAACTTGACCAGTTGGCAGATCGCGCGCATGGCGCGTCATCCACGTCGTCCTTACACCCTGGACTACATCGAGCACATCTTTACTGAGTTCGACGAGCTGCACGGTGATCGGCACTTCTCCGACGACGCTGCCATTGTCGGTGGTGTTGCGCGTCTTGATGACCAGCCAGTAATGATTATCGGCCACCAGAAAGGCCGCGAAGTGCGCGAGAAAGTTCGTCGCAACTTTGGCATGCCACGGCCCGAAGGCTACCGCAAAGCCTGCCGTCTGATGGAAATGGCCGAGCGCTTCAAAATGCCGATCCTGACGTTCATCGATACGCCAGGCGCTTACCCGGGCATCGATGCCGAAGAGCGTAACCAGAGCGAAGCAATTGCCTGGAACTTGCGGGTAATGGCTCGTCTTAAAACGCCGATCATCGCTACCGTGATTGGTGAAGGTGGATCAGGCGGTGCATTGGCCATTGGTGTCTGCGATCAATTGAACATGCTCCAGTACTCGACGTACGCAGTGATTTCGCCGGAAGGCTGTGCCTCGATCCTGTGGAAAACCGCCGAAAAAGCCCCTGATGCGGCTGAAGCCATGGGCATTACGGCAGAGCGTCTCAAAGGTTTGGGCATTGTCGATAAAGTTATTAGCGAACCCTTGGGCGGTGCGCACCGCGACCCGGCGACTGCTGCTGCTTCGATCCGAACGGAATTGAGCAGCCAGTTGGCGATGCTCAAAAAATTCGACACAGACGCGCTGTTGGCTCGTCGTTACGAGCGCCTGATGAGCTACGGTCTCTGA